DNA from Chloracidobacterium sp.:
AAGATGTGATCGCGATTCCGTTCGTTAATGTCGATCGCAAAAACATCCGAATCGTCGATCATCCCGTCCTTGATCAGCTTCCAGCTCTTTCCTGCATCGGTCGACTTGTACGCACGCCACCAGGTTCCAGCAAATATGGTGTCTCGGCTCCGCGGGTCGATCGCCAGCGAATTGACATTTATCGGCATTGACCCGGACGAGATCTTTTCCCAATCGTCGCCCGAGTTTCGCGAGACCCATACTCCGCTCGTCGTTCCGACAAAAAGATTTTCAGGGTCGCTTTCCGATTGAGTCATTGCATGAATCGATTCGTTTCGCAGTTCCTTTGACTCTTTCCAGGTTTTGCCCCCATCTTTCGATTTAAAGAAACCGCCGGGCGCCTTGTGGCGATGGCCCGCGGCATAAATAACGTTCGAATCGCGGCTGTCAACGAACATGTCGTCGATGACAAGCTGAGGCTTATCGAGATTTACGAGCATTTGCCACGTTCGTCCACCATCGCTGGACGAATGTATCTGTCCGTCAAGCGTACTGATATAGATACGTTCAGGATCTTTAGGGTCGATAGCGATCGCTCTGACATCTCCGCCGTCGGGTCCGACAACGGTCCATTCAGCAAAGTTCTTCGGATCCTTGAAGACATTCCCATCCGCTAATAGCGTCGTCGGAATCGAAACCGCAATCAACGCCGCGAATACCAAAAGTGATGTGACTCTATAAATCTTAGCGAGATCGATGTTCATATGATTTTATTGGCCGCTTCGGGTAAAGAGAATCAATTTCAGGAAGATCAACGGAGATCAGATGAAATCAGCTCGTTTAACGTTCGCACCAAATTAAGTTTGGGGGAAGTATTTCGAACGCGGACAGACGTTTGAGCTGCAAACCTTAGTTTAGCCAAAATACGCGCCCAAAGCAAAGAAATAATGTGCGGGATAACCAAGAACGAAAAAAGCGAGCAGGGAACCAAAGTTCCCTGCCCGCTGCTTTTATGATGTTCATGCCGTTTCCGGCATGAAGCGAGTCAGACGTTACGGTGCCGGATTCTGTGCTCCGGGCGGTATACGGTACAGCTTGGTGTTTATGCCTGCACCGGTGTCTCCGCCGCGTACCAGCGTGATACGGCTGCGGTCAAAGCGACGGAAGTCAATATGATTATTGATCAGCCGTTCGCGTGCAGCGATATCTCGGTCAGTACCGTAATTGATGATGTAGCCCTGATTTGTCGGGTTGTTCTGCAGTTCGACAAAGAAGGCGTCGAGACGTGCACGAACATCATCGTTCTGTAGCTTAGCGAATTCGTCAACCAAAAGCGGTTCCGGATACGGATCGACAGGAGCAGTTTCCGAAGCAGTCTCCGGACAATTACATGCCGGATCCTGTCCGCCAAGGTTCACCGTGGCAGTTATGTTCTGGCCCGCGTCTTCACGCGAGGTGCGAACACGAATGCTCGGCGTGCCCTGACCGCTTTCGATCGTTCCGCGGCTCACCGTCCAGTTGTACGTTACGCTCGCACCACCACTAACGTTAGCGGTGAAGGTCATTGCGTCACCCGGTGTCGTGATTCCAGCCGGGCCGGTCACCGACAAGGTCGGGCAGTCGCAAGCCCTGCGGCAGTTACAGTCTTCGATCGTTACGGTCTTGGTCTGGGTCTGTCCGCAAAGTCCGCATCCGTCATCGACGCCTGCGGTCAGGGTATAGGTTCCCTTTCCAAGTCCACTCAGATCCCACTGGACATTAGCACCTGAACCAACGATCCGTCCGCCCGAAACCGTGTAGTTGTAGGTCAGGACGTCGCCTTCCGGATCGACTGCCGTCGTCGAAACATTGATCGTTGTGTTGTCGTTACATGTCGCACCTTCGACCGGAACAAATCCCGGGCCGCAAGGCAGCGTAATGGTCGAATCGCTGAGTTCTACAGCTGTAACGTTTGCCCACTGATTGACCTTGTCCTCGAGACGCGTGTTTCGTCGTCCGATAAAGGTCTGGAAGATGTAACCATGCGGGTTATCCGAAACGCGGAGTCCCGGAGGACGTCCCGTGAACGTATTGGTAACAGTCTGCGGAATACATCCGCCATTGCCTAGATCACCCGGCTGGGTCACGACCGTAGCACACGGAATGAACGCAGAACCGGTAAATGATTCATCGTCAAAATCGCCGTCATCCAGCTGGTTGACGTTGTAGCGATAAGCGAAGCTCATACCGAACCAGCGCGTCGGGAAAATACGGAATCCGCCGATCAGATCCATCGGGTGCTTCTCAAGTGCATTCGGCGTTCTGCCGCCGATATAACGAAGCGAGCGGAACTCGACGATCGGTTGGAAATATCGGTTGACCGGGAAATCGATCGCTGCCGACGTAAGGAATTCGTCAGGACGATCGAGAAGCGTAAATTCGCCGCCCGGGAAATCTCCCTTGACGCTTGCATTCCAATGGTAGCCGACGTTTGCCGAGACATTTGCCCAGCGGGCTACGCGAGCATCAGCAAACAGAGACAGCAGGATGTCGCCGCGGTTTCCGCCCGGGCTGGCACCACGCTGAAGCTGATTGAAACCAGCGAAATCATTTGCAGTATCAGCATAGAAACGATACGCACCCATGATGCCGAAACCGACCGGATTGTTGACGTTCGTCCAACGCCACTTGCCGCCGACCGTGAATGTGCTGAACGATGCCGTTCCCCACGTTCGGTTTATGAACGGTGCATCTGGCAAATATGAAGGTGCCGTCGTGAATACGCTAGGTGCCGTACCTGAGGGTGCCCCATTCGGGTTCAGCAATGTAACCGTCTGGAGAACGATGCCCGGAAGAATGCTGCCATAAACAGATCCTATCCCGGGGAAATTGTCAGCAGACGAACCGCCGCCACCTGGCCTCGGGGGTCCCATAAGAGCGTTCGTGCCTGCGCCAAAGCCAAAGAGCGGCCCTGAAAACTGCGGCGGAATCAAACCAAAGGTGCCAGAGTTGCCGCCGATGTAAGGAAACACCGACCACGGTTGTGTACCTGCCGGACGAAAGACCGCTCGACCAGAGTAAATACCCGGTGACGGCCCCTGCGGAGCATAAATGATCGCAGCCGGGCTAATGCCGTTGATCCGCGAATTAGGGAGGTAAAAACCTGATAATGTTGCCGGGTTGTTCACCTTCACACCACGGTATGCATCGGTGTTAAAGAACATTTCAAAGTAGTTCGTAAGACCTACCTGAAAGCTGACGGGCACCTCAGTAAAGTCAGCGTTGCCCGGATCACGGTCATAATTGCTGACCGCAGCGCTAAATGTAAATTCACCCTTTCTAAGGGTTTGGCCGTCGTAGACTGTGAAGAGACCGGTAGGGCCGCCAGTCGGGCCTCCAGTTCCTACAGTAGGAGCCGTGTTTCTGTCATCTTTAGCAGACCGCTTGCTGTTGTCCGTTTGCGAATTGGCCGCAAATACAAGTGCCAAGAGGGTCAGCGTTACAATAAACACTCTGTAAGCGAGATTCATCATATTCCTCCGCCGAAATAAATAATCAAATTTCAATTTGTAGCTGTAAAATATGGTAGTGCAATATTTTCTGAAGCTACATAAGTATTACACACGCCTAGACTTTTGCCAAACCATTTGGCGAAAGAACATTTAGCGCTCAGTACAAAAAAGCTCTATTACTTGCGTTCCTGCAAGATCACACAAACCTAAGCCGTCCTAAAACTGCCAATGCTTATGGTCTTACTTCACAAAGACCTTATTACAAGTTTTCCCGAAAATCAAGTATTTTTAACTAATTACGCATTTTTTCTTTATGCATAAATGCCGCGCATTCGCGTGTCGTACGCAACGCGGTCGATCGCCAACATGTACGCCGCGGTACGTGTGTCGACCTCGTGTTTGTCGGCGTAGTGGCAAAGCTCATTAAAGCTCGCAACCATTTTTTCCTCGAGCCGTTCATTGACCTGGCTTTCAGGCCAAAAGTAGCCCATTCGGTCCTGAACCCATTCAAAATACGAAACGGTCACGCCGCCGGCATTGGCCAGAATATCAGGAATAACGAATATCCCCTTATCATGCAGTATCTTATCGGCTTTCGGCGTCGTCGGGCCATTCGCTCCCTCGGCAAGGATCTTACACTTGATACGATCGGCGTTCTCTGACGTGATCTGGTTTTCGGTCGCACACGGGGCAAGCACGTCGCATTCCAACTCAAGCAGGTCCTTGTTCGAAACGGGTTCGGCGTTCTGGTACCCCTCAAGCGATTTATTCTTGTTGAGATACTCAAGAACGTTTGGGATGTCGAGCCCGTTCTTGTTGTAAATTCCGTTGTTGATGTCCGAGATCGCTACTACCTTATACCCCTGTTCATGCATCAAGGCGGCGCCGATACCGCCGACATTGCCAGAGCCTTGGACGACGACCGAGGTCTCCTGTGGGGTCAGTTTGAACCGCTTGATCGCCTCATTGACCGTAAAAAGCACTCCTCGGCCGGTCGCCTCTCGGCGTCCGAGCGATCCGCCTAAAGCCACCGGCTTCCCGGTCACGACGGCTGTAACGGTGTGTCGGGCATGCATCGAATACGTGTCCATGATCCAAGCCATGGTCTGTTCATTCGTGTTCATGTCCGGTGCCGGCACGTCCTTATCGGGTCCTATGAAATCGATCAATTCCGCCGTGTATCTGCGCGTCATTCGCTCAAGTTCGCCGATCGACATCTGTGCCGGGTTACAGATTATCCCGCCCTTGCCGCCACCGAAAGGCACGTTGACGACCGCGCACTTCCATGTCATCCACGCCGAAAGAGCCTTAACCTCGTCGAGTGTGACATCAGGTGCGTATCGAATGCCGCCCTTTGCCGGCCCGCGTGCAAAATTGTGTTGAACGCGAAAGCCTTCAAAGACCTGTATGTGACCGGTATCCATCCGTACCGGGATATATACCTTCAATTCCCGGCTCGGCACGCGCATTACGGCGTAGAGGTCGGGGTCAAGGCCCATCAACTGAGCAGCACGGTCAAACCGTTCGCTCATTGCCTCGAACGGGTTCTTTTCATCGCTTCCCTTGAATCGCCGCATTTCATCGGCCATCGGATTTGCCATTTCTTTAGATCATCTCCAAGTATTTCGAGTCATTTCAGACGACCGTCGTCGCCTAATTCTTGATTCATAGACCCTGATCGAAATCCGTCAAGGTCAAATGTCACATATTTGAATCCAAACTTCTTAAAACTGTCTGCGATATCCTTGATCACATCGCCGTGAAGGAACTTGTCAAACTCGCCCTTTGCGATCTCGATCCGCGCGAGATCGCCGTGAACACGAACGCGAAACTCGATGAATCCGAGATCTCTCAGAAGCTCTTCACCTTTTTCGATCCTCGTCAAACGTCCGATCGACACAGGAGTGCCGTAGGCGATCCTTGACGAAAGGCACGGGCTTGCAGGTCGATCCCACGTGGGTAAGCCGAGTTGTCTGCTCAGCGCCCGGACGCCGTCTTTCGTAATTCCGGCATCCGCAAGCGGGCTTGCAACATCATTCTCGGCTGCCGCGGCCCGACCCGGTCGATGATCGGTGAGGTCGTCTGCATTGGTGCCGTCAATGATCTGATCGATCCCTCGCGCGTTG
Protein-coding regions in this window:
- a CDS encoding Glu/Leu/Phe/Val dehydrogenase, translated to MANPMADEMRRFKGSDEKNPFEAMSERFDRAAQLMGLDPDLYAVMRVPSRELKVYIPVRMDTGHIQVFEGFRVQHNFARGPAKGGIRYAPDVTLDEVKALSAWMTWKCAVVNVPFGGGKGGIICNPAQMSIGELERMTRRYTAELIDFIGPDKDVPAPDMNTNEQTMAWIMDTYSMHARHTVTAVVTGKPVALGGSLGRREATGRGVLFTVNEAIKRFKLTPQETSVVVQGSGNVGGIGAALMHEQGYKVVAISDINNGIYNKNGLDIPNVLEYLNKNKSLEGYQNAEPVSNKDLLELECDVLAPCATENQITSENADRIKCKILAEGANGPTTPKADKILHDKGIFVIPDILANAGGVTVSYFEWVQDRMGYFWPESQVNERLEEKMVASFNELCHYADKHEVDTRTAAYMLAIDRVAYDTRMRGIYA
- the larE gene encoding ATP-dependent sacrificial sulfur transferase LarE; translation: MPYLPIGSSVAIDPRLSEKEIKLRTMLRSMQTVLIAFSGGVDSSYLAHIANQELGSNAVCVLGLSPSVSRHQRSEAIGFARRYGLKFETVETAEIETAEYKANASNRCYFCKAELYKKLRAIANARGIDQIIDGTNADDLTDHRPGRAAAAENDVASPLADAGITKDGVRALSRQLGLPTWDRPASPCLSSRIAYGTPVSIGRLTRIEKGEELLRDLGFIEFRVRVHGDLARIEIAKGEFDKFLHGDVIKDIADSFKKFGFKYVTFDLDGFRSGSMNQELGDDGRLK